ATAAGCAGTGCAATAGTAGTTAACGGTGTGGTTACCACTAATTTAATAATAATCCGCAAATTGTGCAACTTTTTCATTTGTAAATATTTAGAATTTTAATTCAACCAACGGGTAATTAATACAAAACAAGAAGAAAATATGAACAAGCAATTCATTATCACGAATTTCGCCGCATTTGCTCTCATGCTGTTCCTGCCGACCGGATGCAGGCAGGCGGACGGCAAGCAGGATGCGGTGCAGAGTTATCGGGTCATAAAGGTCGCGGCAAGTCCGGTGGAAATCTCCGAGTCCTATTCCGCCGCCATACGCGGACGGCAGGATGTGGACATCCTGCCGCAAATATCCGGGCGCATTATCCGTCTGAAAGTGAAAGAGGGTGAACGGGTGAAGACCGGTCAAGTATTGGCTGTAATTGACCAAGTGCCCTATCGGGCGGCATTACGCACGGCGCAGGCCAATGTCAGCGCGGCACAGGCAAAAGTGGAAACGGCAAGAATCGAGCTGCGGGGCAAGCAGGCATTGTTTGACGAGAAGGTCATATCCGACTACGAGCTTTCTCTCGCCCGGAACCAACTGGCAGTGGCGTGTGCTGAACTCGAACAGGCAAAGGCACAAGAATCGGATGCACGCAACAATCTCTCCTATACGGAAATCAAAAGCCCGAGCAACGGAGTAGTAGGCACATTGCCCTATCGCATCGGTGCGCTTGTCGGTCCCAATATGGCACAGCCTTTCACGGTCGTGTCCGACAATGCGGAGATGTATGCCTATTTCTCCATTTCGGAGAATATGCTACGGCGATATTCGGCTCGCTATGGCTCGATTGACAGCATGATAGCCGGGACGCCGGAAGTGGGCCTGCAACTCAACGACGGCAGCCTGTACAAGGCGAAAGGACGTATTGAAACCGTAAGCGGCGTGGTGGATCCTGTTACCGGAACGGTACAAATCAAAGCCCTGTTCCCCAATCCCGACCGCGAACTGTTGAGTGGCAGCATCGGCAATGTCATCCTTCAAAACCCGAAAACGGAGGCCGTAACCATTCCCATGACCGCCACCGTGGAACTGCAGGACAAGATTATCGCTTACCGTCTGAAAAACGGACAGGCGGAAGCCGCCTATCTCACGGTGGACCGCCTGAACGACGGCAACCGGTTTATCGTAAAAGAAGGTCTTTCGGTCGGTGACACCATTGTCGCCGAAGGCGTGGGACTGGTGAGAGAAGGCATGAGCATAACCCCTAAAAACGAAACGAAATGAACCTGCGATTTTTTATAGACCGCCCGGTGTTTTCGGGCGTTATCTCGGTGGTGATTGTACTGTTGGGCATGATTTCCATGTTTTCCTTGCCGGTGGAACAATACCCCGACATCGCACCTCCGACCATCAACGTATTCGCAACTTATCCGGGAGCAAACGCTGAAACCGTGCAGAAGGCAGTGATAACCCCTCTGGAAGAAGCCATCAACGGAGTGGAAGACATGACCTATATGACTTCCACGGCATCGAATACGGGAGATGCTTCCATCAACATCTATTTCAAACAGGGAACCAACGCGGACATGGCGGCGGTAAACGTGCAGAACCGCGTGAACGGCGCACTGAGCCAACTTCCGGCGGAAGCCACCAAGACCGGTGTCACCACTGAAAAGCAGCAGAATGCCGAACTGATGACTTTCGCGCTCTATTCGCCCGATGACCGCTTCGACCAGACCTTCCTGAACAATTACGTGAAAATCAATGTCGAGCCGAGGCTGAAACGTATCAGCGGCGTGGGAAAGGCACAGTTGTTCGGTTCCAACTACAGCATGCGACTTTGGCTGCGTCCCGACAAGATGGCGCAATACGGGCTTATCCCCGATGACATCTCTGCCGTACTTGCACGACAGAACATCGAGGCCGCCACCGGCTCCTTCGGTGCCAATCATCCTACCGCCAATGAATACACGATGAAATACCGCGGACGCTTGTCCGGAGCGGAAGAGTTCGGTGAGCTGGTCGTCAAGTCACTGCCGGGCGGCAATGTGCTTCGGTTGAAAGAGGTTGCCGATGTGGAACTGGGCGATGAATACTACAACTATTCCTCCGAGGTGAACGGGCATCCGGCAGCTATGATGCTCATCAACCAGAAAGCCGGGTCCAATGCATCAAGCACCATCAAGGAGATTCACGAAGTGCTTGACGACCTTAGCCGGGACTTGCCCGAAGGGACGGAATTCGTGGTGCTTACCGATACCAACAAGTTCCTGTATGCCTCCATCCACTCTGTCCTCCGCACCTTATTGGAAGCGATACTTCTGGTCATCGTGGTGGTGTATGTGTTCTTGCAGGACATCAAGTCAACGCTTATCCCTACCATATCCATCTTCGTTTCCATCATCGGCACATTTGCCGTGATGTCCATGATTGGATTCTCCATCAACCTGCTCACCCTGTTCGCGCTTGTGCTTGCCATCGGAACCGTGGTCGATGATGCCATTGTGGTGGTGGAAGCGGTGCAGGCGAAGTTCGATGAGGGCTATCAATCAGCAGTTCTCGCGGCTGATGATGCCATGAAAGGCGTTTCGTCGGCTATCCTGACCTCTACCATAATCTTTATGGCAGTGTTTTTCCCCGTAGCCATGATGGGCGGGACTTCGGGAGCGTTCTACACGCAGTTCGGTATCACGATGGCTGTTGCCGTGGGAATCTCGGCAGTCAATGCCTTCACACTCTCACCGGCACTTTGCGCGCTGCTGCTGAAACCCTATATCGATGAGCAGGGCAACACTAAGAACAATTTTGCAGCCCGTTTCCGTAAAGCGTTCAATGCCGTCTTCGACAGTCTGAGCCGACGCTATGTACGTGGAGTGATGTTCATTATCCATCGCCGATGGCTGTTGTGGAGCATCATAGGCATTTCTTTCGGGTTGCTGGTGCTGCTGGTCAATGTCACAAAGACGGGACTTATTCCCGAAGAGGACACCGGGACGGTCATGGTGAGCATGAACACGAAGCCCGGCACATCCATGGCTCAGACAAGTAAGGTGATGGAGCGTATCAACAGCCGTCTCGACAGCATCGGCGAGATTGAATACAGCGGTGCGGTAGCCGGTTTCTCTTTCAGCGGTTCCGGTCCCTCGCAGGCGATGTATTTCGTGACACTCAAAGACTGGGAGGATCGTAAGGGAGAGGGGCAGTCGGTGAATGATGTCATCGGAAAGATTTATGCCGCCACTTCAGATATTCCCGATGCCACGGTGTTCGCCATGTCGCCTCCGATGATTGCCGGGTACGGCATGGGAAACGGTTTCGAGCTTTATTTGCAGGACAAGGCGGGCGGAAACATCGCCGCTTTCAAGGAAGAGGCGGACAAGTTTGTCGAAGCCTTGTCGCAACGACCCGAAATCGGCGAAGTCTATTCCTCCTTTGCCACGGACTATCCGCAATACTGGGTGGATATCGATGCCGCCAAATGTGAGCAGTCGGGTGTGTCGCCCGCAGATGTGCTTTCCACATTGTCGGGCTATTATACCGGACAATATGTTTCCGACTTTAACCGGTTCTCCAAGCTCTACCATGTGACCATGCAGGCTCCGGCGGAATATCGTGTGAATGCGGAATCCCTGCACCACATGTATGTGCGCGCCTCCGATGGCGGCATGTCGCCTTTGAGCCGGTTCGTGCGCCTGACCAAGACCAACGGCCCGTCAGACCTCACCCGTTTCAACCTGTTCAACGCCATCTCGATTAGCGGGTCGCCGGCGCAGGGTTACAGTTCAGGGCAGGTGCTCGAAGCCATCGGCGAGACGGCACGTGAAGTGCTTCCGTCAAATTACACATACGAGTTTGGCGGCATTTCGCGTGAGGAAAGCAAGACGACCAACAATGCCACGCTTATATTCCTGCTCTGCATGGTTCTGGTCTATCTGATTCTGTGCGCCTTGTATGAGAGCGTGTTCATACCCTTCGCGGTTCTGTTGTCGGTGCCTTGCGGACTAATGGGCAGTTTCCTGTTTGCGTGGCTCTTCGGTCTGGAGAACAACATCTACATGCAGACCGGATTAATCATGATTATCGGCCTGCTTGCCAAGACCGCCATCCTGCTTACCGAATACGCCGGCAAGCGGCGGTCGGAAGGCATGACGCTGGCACAGGCAGCATACAGTGCGGCAAAAGTCCGCCTGCGCCCTATATTGATGACTGTGCTGTCCATGGTGTTCGGTCTTGTCCCGCTGATGATGGCGCACGGAGTGGGTGCCAACGGCAGCCGTTCGCTTGCCACAGGT
The window above is part of the Butyricimonas paravirosa genome. Proteins encoded here:
- a CDS encoding efflux RND transporter periplasmic adaptor subunit — its product is MNKQFIITNFAAFALMLFLPTGCRQADGKQDAVQSYRVIKVAASPVEISESYSAAIRGRQDVDILPQISGRIIRLKVKEGERVKTGQVLAVIDQVPYRAALRTAQANVSAAQAKVETARIELRGKQALFDEKVISDYELSLARNQLAVACAELEQAKAQESDARNNLSYTEIKSPSNGVVGTLPYRIGALVGPNMAQPFTVVSDNAEMYAYFSISENMLRRYSARYGSIDSMIAGTPEVGLQLNDGSLYKAKGRIETVSGVVDPVTGTVQIKALFPNPDRELLSGSIGNVILQNPKTEAVTIPMTATVELQDKIIAYRLKNGQAEAAYLTVDRLNDGNRFIVKEGLSVGDTIVAEGVGLVREGMSITPKNETK
- a CDS encoding efflux RND transporter permease subunit, yielding MNLRFFIDRPVFSGVISVVIVLLGMISMFSLPVEQYPDIAPPTINVFATYPGANAETVQKAVITPLEEAINGVEDMTYMTSTASNTGDASINIYFKQGTNADMAAVNVQNRVNGALSQLPAEATKTGVTTEKQQNAELMTFALYSPDDRFDQTFLNNYVKINVEPRLKRISGVGKAQLFGSNYSMRLWLRPDKMAQYGLIPDDISAVLARQNIEAATGSFGANHPTANEYTMKYRGRLSGAEEFGELVVKSLPGGNVLRLKEVADVELGDEYYNYSSEVNGHPAAMMLINQKAGSNASSTIKEIHEVLDDLSRDLPEGTEFVVLTDTNKFLYASIHSVLRTLLEAILLVIVVVYVFLQDIKSTLIPTISIFVSIIGTFAVMSMIGFSINLLTLFALVLAIGTVVDDAIVVVEAVQAKFDEGYQSAVLAADDAMKGVSSAILTSTIIFMAVFFPVAMMGGTSGAFYTQFGITMAVAVGISAVNAFTLSPALCALLLKPYIDEQGNTKNNFAARFRKAFNAVFDSLSRRYVRGVMFIIHRRWLLWSIIGISFGLLVLLVNVTKTGLIPEEDTGTVMVSMNTKPGTSMAQTSKVMERINSRLDSIGEIEYSGAVAGFSFSGSGPSQAMYFVTLKDWEDRKGEGQSVNDVIGKIYAATSDIPDATVFAMSPPMIAGYGMGNGFELYLQDKAGGNIAAFKEEADKFVEALSQRPEIGEVYSSFATDYPQYWVDIDAAKCEQSGVSPADVLSTLSGYYTGQYVSDFNRFSKLYHVTMQAPAEYRVNAESLHHMYVRASDGGMSPLSRFVRLTKTNGPSDLTRFNLFNAISISGSPAQGYSSGQVLEAIGETAREVLPSNYTYEFGGISREESKTTNNATLIFLLCMVLVYLILCALYESVFIPFAVLLSVPCGLMGSFLFAWLFGLENNIYMQTGLIMIIGLLAKTAILLTEYAGKRRSEGMTLAQAAYSAAKVRLRPILMTVLSMVFGLVPLMMAHGVGANGSRSLATGVIGGMIVGTLALLFLVPSLFIVFQYIQERVKHN